DNA from Halorarum salinum:
ACGGCGACGCCCTCCCCGCGGAACAGGACCGAGCCCCAGTACTCGATCCCCTCGACGTTCAGGCCACCCCGCGCGAGGATCCACCCCGCCCACTTCGCTTCGCTCCCGGTGATCGCCCAGGCGCCGTACACCCAGAACCAGACGCTCGCGACGAGCGCGAGGCCGACGCCGGCGGTCCGCGCGTCCCACGGGTCCCGCAGGCGGGCCTTGAGGTCGCGGTCGTCCGTCCGGAACCCCCGGAGGTAGCTCCGGAGGCCGCCGCCGATCGATCGCAGTCCCACCCCCATCGCGGCGAGGCTCCGCCCGGTCGGCGTCACCTGCGCGCGTTCGTCGGCGAACACGCCGGTCCGGCCGTTCGGTTCGTCGGGCAACCGCCGCCGTCCGAGGATCAAGGCGTACACCAGCACGGCCGCGGCGGCGATGCCGACGCCCGTGACCGCGGGTGGCCACGGGAGCTGGAGGTAGAGCGTCGACCCCTCGCCGAACCGGAGCGGCTCGAAGTAGACGGAGCGCAGCGTCGGGAACGAGAACGCGACGACGACGTAGCCGACCCCCATGAACAACAGCGTGATCCAGAACTGGACGTATCCCTGTCCGGCGCGGTACAGCGTCCCCGACGCGCACCCGCCGGCCATCGTCATCCCGACTCCGAAGACGAACCCGCCGATCAACGACGCGAGCCCCCACGGCGGGATCCAGAACCCGCGGAAGTACCCCAGCGTCGCCTGGAGACTCCAGAACGACGTCATCACGAGCACCCCCGCCAGCACGCCCTTGAGGACGCGAGTGTCCTTGAACGCGATGAAGTCCCGGAACGCGCTCACGAAACAGAAGCGCGACTTCTGGAGGAGGACCCCGAACGCGAGGCCGACGCCGATGGAGAGCACGACGTACGCTGTCGGCGAGATTGCCGGCATACGGGACGGTTAGGAACCGACACGCCTCGTGCTACCGGAACCGCACACGCTTGCCAGTTCCGAGATTTAGTGGCACGTATTGCCCCTTTCAGGAACAACTGGCAACGGGGAGGCACTCCGGTGTGCATAACTCCCTTGGAGCGTGACGTTCCGCATATGAGCGATCGTTCCGGGAACGACCCTCTACGTCCGAACCGGGGTGAGGGAACCGGGCCGAAGGACGTGTCACGTCGCCGCCTTCTCGCCGGTTCGGCCGCGGCGGGCGCCGCGGCCAGCGCCGGATGTTCGGGTCGGCTCCCGGGCGGTGGAGAGGGCGGGAGTTCGGAAACGGTGTTCGTGTTCAACACGGGCGATCTGACCGTGAGCGTCATCGACGCGGCGGCCGACGAGCTCGTGACGACTCAGTACCTCGGTGCGACCGCGTCGTTCCCGTCGAACCAGTTCGCACCGTCGCTGACGGACTCCCCGGAGGACGTCCTGTGGCTCAACGTCGACGACGGCGTCCGGGCGATGAACGCGACCTCGCTCTCGGAGGACGTCGCCTTCGAAACCGGATCGGGTGCCAACTGGCAGGAGGTGACCCCCGACGGCGAACACCTCGTCGTGAGCGCCCGCGAACCGATCCACAAGCAGTTCAAACTCGACGCCAACCCGGCCTCCGACTCGTTCGGGGAGGCCGTCGCGGAGATCGACCGCAAGCCCGAAGGTGGCCGCGGCGACAACGAAGGGCCGGGACCGTGTGACGTGAGTGTCCTCCCGGACGGGAGCTACGCCTACGTCCCCGACATCTACGCGGACACCCTCTCTGTCATCGACGTCGACTCGTTCGAGATCGTGAACCAGGTGTCGGTGTCCCCGGCGGACAGGGCGGACGCCGTCCGCCCCTGGATGGACACGGTCGACTGGAACGGCGACCGACTGCTCGTGGAGAACAACGAGGGGGAGACCGGAACGGAGAGCATCTGGGACGTCAGCGACCCGACGGCCCCCGAGGAGGTCGTTCGGCTGACCGGCGACGACGGCCTCGGGAAACTCCCGCTCACCAGCGAGATCGGCCCGGACTCGGAGGTCGGATACGTGTTCACGGCCGAGTCGAACGACGTCACCGTGATCGACCTCGCGGCGGGCGAGGTGACGGATCGCCTCGACCTCGGCGGCTCGGCGTTCGTCGGGACGTGGGGGCCGAACCGCGAGAAACTGTACGTGCCGGTCCAGACGA
Protein-coding regions in this window:
- a CDS encoding YeeE/YedE family protein encodes the protein MPAISPTAYVVLSIGVGLAFGVLLQKSRFCFVSAFRDFIAFKDTRVLKGVLAGVLVMTSFWSLQATLGYFRGFWIPPWGLASLIGGFVFGVGMTMAGGCASGTLYRAGQGYVQFWITLLFMGVGYVVVAFSFPTLRSVYFEPLRFGEGSTLYLQLPWPPAVTGVGIAAAAVLVYALILGRRRLPDEPNGRTGVFADERAQVTPTGRSLAAMGVGLRSIGGGLRSYLRGFRTDDRDLKARLRDPWDARTAGVGLALVASVWFWVYGAWAITGSEAKWAGWILARGGLNVEGIEYWGSVLFRGEGVAVTVDMLMILSVVVGSFLAAKASGDFRLRWPKLERLPNPVVGGFLMGVGSRLAPGCNIANLFSGVALLSVHSILAGAGIVLGTYVMTHWLYREVGCAI
- a CDS encoding beta-propeller fold lactonase family protein, translating into MFVFNTGDLTVSVIDAAADELVTTQYLGATASFPSNQFAPSLTDSPEDVLWLNVDDGVRAMNATSLSEDVAFETGSGANWQEVTPDGEHLVVSAREPIHKQFKLDANPASDSFGEAVAEIDRKPEGGRGDNEGPGPCDVSVLPDGSYAYVPDIYADTLSVIDVDSFEIVNQVSVSPADRADAVRPWMDTVDWNGDRLLVENNEGETGTESIWDVSDPTAPEEVVRLTGDDGLGKLPLTSEIGPDSEVGYVFTAESNDVTVIDLAAGEVTDRLDLGGSAFVGTWGPNREKLYVPVQTSDEVKVIDHAAGEITGTIGVGSEPYGATAGTVRPETDAAANLLATMSKLGLEFSEGGTSYCIGECACGHRL